A single region of the Streptomyces sp. NBC_01803 genome encodes:
- a CDS encoding hydrolase: protein MPERLVLSGPRLSDGRTVDVRLSGGRVEAVGTPGSLSTPDGDGGSRLDLTGYLLLPAPAEPHAHHDTALTGARTVAAPPPDTPRDLRRRVTEAVLAQLGHGATAQRSHVRVGDARGLTALEAALDVRRALRGLADLATVAAPRLLTGLAGADNRAQLHDAAKMGADALGGCPDVDPDPAGYLDIVLGLAGDHGRAVDLHTEGDDPVRLARLASAAAAHRPGVTIGPCTGLSLLPPAAAARAADRLAAAGITVVCLPQGPCALSPGHRPGRITPVRLLTTAGVRVAAGGGALRDAANPVGRGDPLEAAFLLASRGECGAPDAYAAVSGRARAALALPEVRIDAGFPAELLAVRGETIAEALSLAYSRLVIHRGRIVARTSAVREYGDPPPSNGLGLPRQATG, encoded by the coding sequence ATGCCAGAGCGTCTAGTACTCAGCGGGCCGCGGCTCTCCGACGGCCGGACCGTCGACGTCCGGCTGAGCGGCGGCCGGGTCGAGGCCGTCGGCACCCCCGGCAGCCTGTCCACCCCGGACGGGGACGGCGGCTCGCGCCTCGACCTCACCGGCTACCTGCTGCTCCCCGCCCCCGCCGAGCCGCACGCCCACCACGACACGGCCCTGACCGGGGCCCGGACCGTGGCGGCGCCCCCGCCCGACACCCCGCGCGACCTGCGCCGCCGCGTCACCGAGGCGGTGCTCGCCCAGCTCGGCCACGGTGCGACCGCCCAGCGCAGCCACGTCCGGGTCGGGGACGCGCGCGGCCTGACCGCGTTGGAGGCCGCCCTGGACGTCCGGCGCGCGCTGCGCGGCCTGGCGGATCTCGCCACCGTGGCCGCGCCCCGGCTGCTGACCGGCCTGGCCGGCGCCGACAACCGCGCCCAGCTCCACGACGCCGCCAAGATGGGCGCCGACGCGCTGGGCGGCTGCCCCGACGTCGATCCCGACCCGGCCGGCTATCTCGACATCGTCCTCGGCCTGGCCGGCGACCACGGCCGCGCCGTCGACCTGCACACCGAGGGCGACGACCCGGTCCGGCTCGCCCGGCTGGCGTCCGCCGCCGCCGCGCACCGGCCGGGGGTGACGATCGGCCCGTGCACCGGGCTCTCCCTGCTGCCCCCGGCCGCCGCCGCCCGCGCCGCCGACCGGCTCGCCGCCGCCGGGATCACCGTCGTGTGCCTGCCGCAGGGCCCCTGCGCGCTCTCCCCCGGCCACCGGCCCGGACGGATCACGCCGGTCCGCCTCCTCACCACCGCGGGGGTCCGCGTCGCGGCGGGCGGCGGGGCGCTGCGCGACGCCGCCAACCCGGTGGGCCGCGGCGATCCGCTGGAGGCGGCGTTCCTGCTGGCCTCGCGCGGCGAGTGCGGCGCGCCGGACGCCTATGCCGCCGTCAGCGGGCGGGCGCGGGCCGCGCTGGCGCTGCCCGAGGTGCGGATCGACGCCGGGTTCCCGGCCGAGTTGCTCGCGGTCCGCGGCGAGACGATCGCGGAGGCGCTGTCGCTCGCCTACAGCCGGCTGGTGATCCACCGGGGCCGGATCGTGGCCCGGACGAGCGCGGTGCGCGAGTACGGCGATCCGCCGCCGTCGAACGGGCTCGGGCTGCCCCGGCAGGCGACCGGGTAG
- the map gene encoding type I methionyl aminopeptidase, with protein MVEIKTDTALDAMREAGRVVAQTLAAVQEAAGVGVSLRELDEAARTVLKKARARSPFLGYRPSFAPTPFPAVICASVNDAIVHGIPTHYRLRDGDLVSIDCGAELDGWTGDAAISFTVGTPRPADVELINAAQRALDAGIAAATPGNRVGDISHAIGAVAAAARCGMPADFGGHGIGRHMHEDPHVPNRGRPRRGFPLRHGLTLAIEPMLMAGGHDGYRTGTDGWTLLTTDGSRAAHIEHTVAITEEGPRILTLP; from the coding sequence ATGGTGGAGATCAAGACCGATACGGCGCTGGACGCGATGCGCGAAGCCGGGCGCGTCGTGGCCCAAACCCTCGCCGCCGTCCAGGAAGCAGCGGGCGTCGGGGTGTCCCTGCGGGAGCTGGACGAAGCGGCCCGCACCGTTCTGAAGAAGGCCCGGGCCCGCTCGCCCTTCCTCGGCTACCGGCCCTCCTTCGCCCCCACCCCCTTCCCCGCGGTGATCTGCGCCTCGGTCAACGACGCCATCGTCCACGGCATCCCCACCCACTACCGCCTGCGCGACGGCGACCTGGTCAGCATCGACTGCGGCGCGGAGCTCGACGGCTGGACCGGCGACGCCGCCATCAGCTTCACCGTCGGCACCCCCCGGCCCGCTGACGTGGAGCTGATCAACGCCGCCCAGCGCGCCCTCGACGCCGGCATCGCCGCCGCCACCCCCGGCAACCGCGTCGGCGACATCTCCCACGCCATCGGCGCCGTCGCCGCAGCAGCCCGCTGCGGCATGCCCGCCGACTTCGGCGGCCACGGCATCGGCCGCCACATGCACGAAGACCCCCACGTCCCCAACCGGGGACGCCCCCGCCGCGGCTTTCCCCTCCGCCACGGCCTGACCCTCGCCATCGAACCCATGCTCATGGCGGGCGGACACGACGGCTACCGCACCGGCACCGACGGCTGGACTCTCCTCACCACCGACGGCAGCCGGGCAGCCCACATCGAGCACACCGTCGCCATCACCGAAGAAGGCCCCCGCATCCTGACCCTGCCCTGA
- a CDS encoding sialidase family protein yields the protein MFPFSRARRVLVVTAAVAALGAITTVVVAMTDSGADPGTDSRAACASSVPFTAGTDGYDTYRIPAAVTTPDGTLLAFAEGRLGGAGDTGHIDVVARRSTDGGCTWEPLTVVAAGGGDTRGNPAPVVDPASGRVVLLTSFNGGEVTEAAIMRGEVTARESRRVFVQTSDDDGRTFTGPREITADVKLPDWRWYATGPGHAIALTRGARAGRLVVPANHSVAPPPGSPDTGEEPRYYGAHALLSDDGGETWRIGYVDGTYEGLVNANESSVAELPDGRLYFSSRDQNGTGPGNRVGAYSADGGESLEGDGYAAQRDLDAVPVVQGSVVGMGDGPLLFSGPSNPDARKALTVWRSDDGGRTFDRLRSLSADPAAYSDLVELDDGTAGVFFETGAEGPYERIEFRRIEGL from the coding sequence ATGTTCCCCTTCTCCCGGGCCAGACGGGTTCTCGTGGTGACGGCGGCGGTGGCCGCGTTGGGCGCGATAACGACGGTGGTGGTGGCGATGACGGATTCCGGTGCGGACCCCGGGACGGACTCGCGGGCGGCGTGCGCGTCGTCGGTGCCGTTCACGGCCGGCACGGACGGCTATGACACGTACCGGATCCCGGCCGCCGTCACCACGCCGGACGGCACGCTGCTCGCCTTCGCCGAGGGCCGCCTCGGCGGCGCGGGCGACACCGGCCACATCGACGTGGTGGCCCGGCGTTCGACGGACGGCGGCTGCACGTGGGAGCCGCTGACCGTGGTGGCGGCGGGCGGCGGTGACACCCGGGGCAACCCCGCGCCCGTGGTCGATCCGGCCTCCGGACGGGTGGTGCTGCTGACCTCCTTCAACGGCGGCGAGGTGACCGAGGCCGCGATCATGCGCGGCGAGGTCACGGCGCGGGAGAGCCGTCGGGTCTTCGTGCAGACGAGCGACGACGACGGCAGGACGTTCACCGGGCCGAGGGAGATCACCGCGGACGTCAAACTGCCCGACTGGCGCTGGTACGCCACGGGTCCCGGCCACGCGATCGCGCTGACGCGCGGGGCGCGCGCGGGGCGGCTGGTCGTCCCGGCCAACCACTCGGTCGCGCCGCCGCCGGGCTCGCCGGACACCGGCGAGGAGCCGAGGTACTACGGCGCGCACGCGCTGCTGAGCGACGACGGCGGCGAGACCTGGCGGATCGGGTACGTGGACGGCACGTACGAGGGCCTGGTCAACGCGAACGAGTCATCCGTCGCGGAACTCCCGGACGGGCGGCTGTACTTCAGCTCCCGCGACCAGAACGGCACGGGCCCGGGGAACCGGGTCGGCGCGTACTCGGCCGATGGCGGCGAGTCGTTGGAGGGCGACGGCTACGCGGCGCAGCGGGATCTGGACGCCGTGCCGGTGGTGCAGGGCAGTGTGGTGGGGATGGGCGACGGCCCACTGCTGTTCTCCGGGCCGTCGAACCCGGACGCGCGGAAGGCCCTGACGGTGTGGCGCAGCGACGACGGCGGCCGGACGTTCGACCGGCTCCGGTCCCTGTCGGCCGATCCGGCGGCGTACTCGGACCTGGTCGAGCTGGACGACGGGACGGCCGGGGTGTTCTTCGAGACGGGCGCCGAAGGGCCGTACGAACGGATCGAGTTCCGGCGGATCGAGGGCCTCTAG
- a CDS encoding NAD(P)H-binding protein produces MRTVIAGGHGKIARRLERLLAGRGDEVSGLIRRPDQAGALLAAGAEPIVCDLESAGVDDVARHLEGADAAVFAAGAGPGSGAARKESVDRAAAVLFADAAERVGVRRFVVVSAMNVDEEPPPGTDPVFAAYLRAKGAADDNVRARSGLYWTILRPGRLTDDHGTGRVHLAAKAPRGAVTRDDVAAVLMTLLDKPGTAGLTLDLINGDTPIPAAVSAVLR; encoded by the coding sequence ATGCGCACAGTGATCGCTGGAGGACATGGCAAGATCGCCCGCCGCCTGGAACGGCTGCTGGCCGGGCGCGGGGACGAGGTCTCGGGCCTGATCCGCAGACCTGACCAGGCCGGGGCACTGCTCGCGGCCGGGGCGGAGCCGATCGTCTGCGACCTGGAGTCGGCGGGCGTGGACGACGTCGCCCGGCACCTGGAGGGCGCGGACGCGGCCGTCTTCGCGGCGGGCGCGGGCCCGGGGAGCGGCGCCGCGCGGAAGGAGTCGGTGGACCGGGCGGCGGCCGTGCTGTTCGCGGACGCCGCCGAGCGGGTCGGGGTCCGCCGGTTCGTCGTGGTCTCGGCCATGAACGTGGACGAGGAGCCACCACCGGGCACCGATCCGGTGTTCGCCGCGTATCTGCGGGCCAAGGGCGCCGCCGACGACAACGTCCGGGCCCGTTCCGGCCTGTACTGGACGATCCTGCGCCCCGGCCGCCTCACCGACGACCATGGCACGGGCCGGGTCCACCTGGCGGCGAAGGCCCCGCGCGGCGCGGTCACCCGGGACGACGTGGCGGCGGTGCTGATGACGCTGCTGGACAAGCCGGGCACGGCGGGGCTGACACTGGACCTGATCAACGGGGACACGCCCATCCCGGCGGCGGTCTCGGCCGTCTTGCGCTGA
- a CDS encoding helix-turn-helix domain-containing protein: protein MVRTPLTPWERQRGERFGALLRQARGDRSMVDVAAAAGVSAETLRKIETGRAPTPAFFTVAALAAALEVSLDELAAACVRDSDCGEQALSA from the coding sequence ATGGTGAGAACTCCTTTGACCCCGTGGGAACGGCAGCGCGGAGAGCGGTTCGGCGCGCTGCTGCGTCAGGCGCGCGGCGACCGCAGCATGGTGGACGTCGCCGCGGCGGCGGGGGTGTCGGCGGAGACGCTGCGCAAGATCGAGACCGGTCGGGCGCCGACTCCGGCGTTCTTCACCGTGGCGGCCCTGGCCGCAGCGCTGGAGGTGTCCTTGGACGAATTGGCCGCCGCCTGCGTGCGGGACAGCGACTGCGGTGAGCAGGCGCTTTCGGCGTGA
- a CDS encoding MaoC family dehydratase N-terminal domain-containing protein, producing MPLDQSFAGRSYPPTAPYEVGREKIREFAEAIGDANPAYTDPVAAGELGHEDVIAPPTFVFAITFKAAGQVIQDPKLGLDYARVVHGDQRFVYSRPVRAGDRLSVTSTIESIRSMAGNEILDVRGEVHDAAGEHVVTAYTKLVARQKEDGEEQR from the coding sequence ATGCCCCTTGACCAGTCCTTCGCCGGGCGGAGCTATCCGCCCACCGCGCCGTACGAAGTCGGCCGGGAGAAGATCCGCGAGTTCGCCGAGGCGATCGGGGACGCCAACCCGGCATACACGGACCCGGTGGCGGCCGGGGAGCTCGGGCACGAGGACGTGATCGCGCCGCCGACGTTCGTGTTCGCCATCACGTTCAAGGCGGCCGGACAGGTCATCCAGGACCCGAAGCTCGGCCTCGACTACGCCCGGGTGGTCCACGGCGACCAGCGGTTCGTCTACTCGCGCCCGGTGCGGGCGGGGGACCGGCTCTCGGTCACCTCCACCATCGAGTCGATCAGGTCCATGGCGGGCAACGAGATCCTGGACGTCCGCGGCGAGGTCCACGACGCCGCGGGGGAGCACGTGGTGACCGCGTACA
- the rpmG gene encoding 50S ribosomal protein L33: MAATDVRPKITLACVECKERNYITRKNRRNDPDRLEMKKHCPRCNAHTAHRETR, encoded by the coding sequence GTGGCTGCCACCGACGTCCGCCCGAAGATCACGCTGGCCTGCGTGGAGTGCAAGGAGCGGAACTACATCACCAGGAAGAACCGGCGCAACGACCCGGACCGTCTGGAGATGAAGAAGCACTGCCCGCGCTGCAACGCGCACACGGCTCACCGCGAGACGCGCTGA